The sequence below is a genomic window from Nitrosomonas sp..
TATATTCGGTGCCCCGCAAAGCGGATACACCTTCAACGGTGATGATGTCGCTGCCCGCACCCTTGATTCTGGCGCCCATTGCAATCAGGCAATTGGCCAAATCGATAACTTCCGGTTCTCGCGCCGCGTTTTCAATAATCGTAGTGCCTTGTGCGAGCGTTGCCGCCATTATCAGGTTTTCTGTTCCGGTGACCGTGACAAGATCCATAATAATCCGTGCGCCGTGCAGTTTTTTGGCAACAGCATGAATATAACCGTGTTGAATCGAAATTTCAGCGCCCATCGCTTCCAGGCCTTTGATATGCTGATCGACCGGCCGCATGCCGATAGCGCAGCCGCCCGGCAGGGATATGTTTGCCTCGCCCGCGCGTGCCAACAATGGCCCAAGTAAAAGAATAGCCGCACGCATTGTTTTAACCATTTCATAGGACGCTGTCAGATCGGTCAGATTTGCAGCGGACAATATCACGTCACTGGGATTTCCGGCCTGTACTTTGACACCCATTTGAGCGAGCAGTGACAGCATGGTAGTGACATCCATTAAACGGGGCACATTATTAATCTTGAGTGATTCTTCGGTGAGTAATGAAGCGCACAGGATAGGTAACGCAGCATTTTTTGCACCTGAAATGCGGATCTCTCCGTGTAGCGGGTTTCCACCTCGGATAATCAATTTTGGTTTTGATTCATGCATAGGAACAACTTAAACGAATATGTTAAATTAATGACGGGTAATTATATCTGAGCAGGTTATTTTCTATAGATGTCTTTGGTATAAATTG
It includes:
- the murA gene encoding UDP-N-acetylglucosamine 1-carboxyvinyltransferase is translated as MHESKPKLIIRGGNPLHGEIRISGAKNAALPILCASLLTEESLKINNVPRLMDVTTMLSLLAQMGVKVQAGNPSDVILSAANLTDLTASYEMVKTMRAAILLLGPLLARAGEANISLPGGCAIGMRPVDQHIKGLEAMGAEISIQHGYIHAVAKKLHGARIIMDLVTVTGTENLIMAATLAQGTTIIENAAREPEVIDLANCLIAMGARIKGAGSDIITVEGVSALRGTEYTVMPDRIETGTFLAAVCATTGDVLLKDTDARLLDAVLDKLMECGAEIMTGEHWIHLKMNKRPRSITLRTAPYPAFPTDMQAQFMSLNCIADGTAVITETIFENRLMHVQELKRMNADIKVEGHTAIIRGTSQLDGANVMATDLRASASLVIAGLVAQGETVIDRIYHLDRGYESIEEKLSHLGAKIERASTLSI